In Carassius carassius chromosome 5, fCarCar2.1, whole genome shotgun sequence, one genomic interval encodes:
- the rorb gene encoding nuclear receptor ROR-beta isoform X1 yields the protein MKTDVVAQIEVIPCKICGDKSSGIHYGVITCEGCKGFFRRSQQNNASYSCPRQRNCLIDRTNRNRCQHCRLQKCLALGMSRDAVKFGRMSKKQRDSLYAEVQKHQQRLQEQRQHQTGEAEALARVYSSSLTNGLSTLNHEIGGTYANGHVIDMPKGQPNGAPGGYYGMDSTQASPDQSGLDMTGMKQIKQEPIYDLTPVPNLFTYGSYQDSQLAPGVSMGELDRIAQNIIKSHLETCQYTAEELQQLAWQTHSYEEVKMYQSKTRDVLWQQCAIQITHAIQYVVEFAKRITGFMELCQNDQILLLKSGCLEVVLVRMCRAFNPLNNTVLFEGKYGGMQIFKTLGCDDLVSAVFDFAKSLCSLQLTEEEIALFSAAVLISTDRPWLMEPRKVQKLQEKIYFALQHIMQKNHLDEDALAKLISRIPTLSALCTLHTEELQAFQQLHPETVNMLFPPLYKELFNPDAAGIMPK from the exons ATGAAGACAGATGTTGTAG CCCAAATTGAAGTCATACCATGCAAAATCTGTGGAGACAAGTCATCAGGCATCCACTATGGAGTCATCACATGCGAAGGATGTAAG GGTTTCTTCAGGCGCAGTCAACAGAACAACGCGTCCTACTCCTGTCCCCGTCAGCGCAACTGCCTGATCGACCGAACAAACCGCAACCGCTGCCAGCACTGTCGGCTCCAAAAGTGCCTGGCTCTGGGCATGTCCCGGGATG CTGTTAAGTTTGGCCGCATGTCCAAGAAGCAGAGGGACTCTTTGTACGCAGAGGTTCAGAAACACCAGCAGAGGCTGCAGGAGCAGCGGCAGCATCAGACGGGCGAAGCAGAGGCCCTCGCCCGTGTTTACTCCTCCAGCCTCACCAACGGCCTCAGCACCCTCAACCATGAGATTGGGGGGACATACGCCAACGGTCACGTCATAGACATGCCCAAGGGTCAGCCCAACGGTGCTCCCGGTGGCTACTACGGCATGGACTCCACACAGGCCAGCCCGGATCAGTCAGGACTGGACATGACTGGAATGAAGCAGATCAAACAGGAACCCATTTACGATCTCACCCCTGTTCCCAACCTTTTCACCTATGGCTCCTATCAAGACAGCCAACTAGCACCAGGGGTGTCTATGGGGGAATTAG ATCGAATTGCACAGAACATCATAAAGTCCCACCTGGAGACGTGTCAGTACACAGCGGAGGAGCTTCAGCAGCTAGCCTGGCAGACGCACTCCTATGAAGAGGTCAAGATGTATCAAAGCAAG acacGGGACGTGCTGTGGCAGCAGTGTGCTATACAGATAACTCATGCCATTCAGTATGTGGTAGAGTTTGCAAAGCGCATCACTGGCTTCATGGAGCTTTGCCAGAATGACCAGATATTACTACTCAAATCAG GTTGTCTGGAAGTAGTGCTGGTCAGAATGTGCCGGGCATTCAACCCTCTCAACAACACGGTTCTGTTTGAGGGGAAATATGGAGGCATGCAGATATTTAAAACTCTAG GCTGTGATGACCTGGTCAGTGCAGTGTTTGACTTTGCCAAGAGTCTGTGTTCACTGCAGTTAACAGAAGAGGAGATCGCCCTGTTTTCTGCTGCAGTCCTCATTTCTACAG ACCGGCCGTGGTTAATGGAGCCCAGGAAAGTGCAGAAGCTACAAGAGAAAATCTACTTTGCCCTGCAGCACATCATGCAAAAGAACCATCTGGACGAGGACGCACTGGCCAAG CTGATTAGCCGGATCCCCACGCTGTCGGCTCTGTGCACTCTCCACACAGAGGAGCTTCAGGCCTTCCAGCAGCTCCACCCAGAGACGGTTAACATGCTGTTCCCCCCCCTCTATAAGGAGCTTTTCAATCCCGATGCCGCTGGCATCATGCCCAAGTGA
- the rorb gene encoding nuclear receptor ROR-beta isoform X2, producing MRAQIEVIPCKICGDKSSGIHYGVITCEGCKGFFRRSQQNNASYSCPRQRNCLIDRTNRNRCQHCRLQKCLALGMSRDAVKFGRMSKKQRDSLYAEVQKHQQRLQEQRQHQTGEAEALARVYSSSLTNGLSTLNHEIGGTYANGHVIDMPKGQPNGAPGGYYGMDSTQASPDQSGLDMTGMKQIKQEPIYDLTPVPNLFTYGSYQDSQLAPGVSMGELDRIAQNIIKSHLETCQYTAEELQQLAWQTHSYEEVKMYQSKTRDVLWQQCAIQITHAIQYVVEFAKRITGFMELCQNDQILLLKSGCLEVVLVRMCRAFNPLNNTVLFEGKYGGMQIFKTLGCDDLVSAVFDFAKSLCSLQLTEEEIALFSAAVLISTDRPWLMEPRKVQKLQEKIYFALQHIMQKNHLDEDALAKLISRIPTLSALCTLHTEELQAFQQLHPETVNMLFPPLYKELFNPDAAGIMPK from the exons CCCAAATTGAAGTCATACCATGCAAAATCTGTGGAGACAAGTCATCAGGCATCCACTATGGAGTCATCACATGCGAAGGATGTAAG GGTTTCTTCAGGCGCAGTCAACAGAACAACGCGTCCTACTCCTGTCCCCGTCAGCGCAACTGCCTGATCGACCGAACAAACCGCAACCGCTGCCAGCACTGTCGGCTCCAAAAGTGCCTGGCTCTGGGCATGTCCCGGGATG CTGTTAAGTTTGGCCGCATGTCCAAGAAGCAGAGGGACTCTTTGTACGCAGAGGTTCAGAAACACCAGCAGAGGCTGCAGGAGCAGCGGCAGCATCAGACGGGCGAAGCAGAGGCCCTCGCCCGTGTTTACTCCTCCAGCCTCACCAACGGCCTCAGCACCCTCAACCATGAGATTGGGGGGACATACGCCAACGGTCACGTCATAGACATGCCCAAGGGTCAGCCCAACGGTGCTCCCGGTGGCTACTACGGCATGGACTCCACACAGGCCAGCCCGGATCAGTCAGGACTGGACATGACTGGAATGAAGCAGATCAAACAGGAACCCATTTACGATCTCACCCCTGTTCCCAACCTTTTCACCTATGGCTCCTATCAAGACAGCCAACTAGCACCAGGGGTGTCTATGGGGGAATTAG ATCGAATTGCACAGAACATCATAAAGTCCCACCTGGAGACGTGTCAGTACACAGCGGAGGAGCTTCAGCAGCTAGCCTGGCAGACGCACTCCTATGAAGAGGTCAAGATGTATCAAAGCAAG acacGGGACGTGCTGTGGCAGCAGTGTGCTATACAGATAACTCATGCCATTCAGTATGTGGTAGAGTTTGCAAAGCGCATCACTGGCTTCATGGAGCTTTGCCAGAATGACCAGATATTACTACTCAAATCAG GTTGTCTGGAAGTAGTGCTGGTCAGAATGTGCCGGGCATTCAACCCTCTCAACAACACGGTTCTGTTTGAGGGGAAATATGGAGGCATGCAGATATTTAAAACTCTAG GCTGTGATGACCTGGTCAGTGCAGTGTTTGACTTTGCCAAGAGTCTGTGTTCACTGCAGTTAACAGAAGAGGAGATCGCCCTGTTTTCTGCTGCAGTCCTCATTTCTACAG ACCGGCCGTGGTTAATGGAGCCCAGGAAAGTGCAGAAGCTACAAGAGAAAATCTACTTTGCCCTGCAGCACATCATGCAAAAGAACCATCTGGACGAGGACGCACTGGCCAAG CTGATTAGCCGGATCCCCACGCTGTCGGCTCTGTGCACTCTCCACACAGAGGAGCTTCAGGCCTTCCAGCAGCTCCACCCAGAGACGGTTAACATGCTGTTCCCCCCCCTCTATAAGGAGCTTTTCAATCCCGATGCCGCTGGCATCATGCCCAAGTGA